One Myotis daubentonii chromosome 3, mMyoDau2.1, whole genome shotgun sequence genomic window carries:
- the ZBTB21 gene encoding zinc finger and BTB domain-containing protein 21 isoform X2, which yields MEGLQHYINPAHAISLLSALNEERLKGQLCDVLLIVGDQKFRAHKNVLAASSEYFHSLFTNKENELQTVFQLDFCEPDAFDNVLNYIYSSSLFVEKGSLAAVQELGYSLGISFLTNIVSKTPQAPFPVCPNRKRIFVEHDENSSQKRSVIVCQSRNEAQGKTVSQSPPDISHTSQPSPNIAVKANASKPQVSKPAEPLHDLSLTEKSWPKDGSVGYTKSLECSGSLDDTNRSSLGKRNAVLSSAPLQDREAVDDKPGGSSPLPKGKAIELALKRPRPPVLSLRSSSETPYLLKETNRGNGPGEDRNLLYYSKLGLVIPSGGSASANQSIDRSGPLVKSLLRRSLSMDSQVPVYSPSIDLKSSQGSSAVQSDAPGNVFCALSQKSSLKEGSEKPTPEDGTPAAQPHRLRSFSASQSTEREGAPAAAEVRIKTEPRSPPADPSDIIRVTVGDAAAAASSSRDLSLKTEDNQKDMSRLPAKRRFQADRRLPLKKLKVDEHGSLVSEDNLEEGSSPTLKADFPDSDLSKDEFEQGSHERLCRNATVCPYCSLRFFSPELKHEHESKCEYKKLTCLECMRTFKSSFSIWRHQVEVHNQNTMAPAENFSLPIQDHNGEVTGSSKPQAQPEPQKANHVVTPKDDNAFSDCSEQVNFDSEDSSCLPEDLSVSKQLKIQVKEEPVEEAEEVAPEASTAPKEAASSKDPGLWPCEKCGKTFTSHKQLERHQELLCSVKPFICHVCNKAFRTNFRLWSHFQSHMSQATEDSAHKESEVCPVPTNSPSPPPLPPPPPLPKIQPLEPDSPTGLPENAAPATEKLFVPQESDTLFYHAPPLSAITFKRQFMCKLCHRTFKTAFSLWSHEQTHN from the exons ATGGAGGGATTACAGCATTACATCAACCCAGCACATGCCATTTCTCTCCTGAGCGCACTCAATGAGGAACGCCTCAAAGGACAGTTGTGTGATGTGCTTCTGATTGTTGGAGACCAGAAATTTCGAGCTCACAAAAATGTCTTGGCtgctagcagtgaatattttcatAGTTTATTCACAAATAAGGAGAATGAGTTGCAAACTGTATTCCAGCTTGACTTTTGTGAACCAGACGCTTTTGATAACGTCTTGAACTACATTTATTCCTCGTCTTTGTTTGTGGAGAAAGGCAGCCTTGCTGCTGTGCAAGAACTAGGCTACAGCCTCGGGATTTCCTTTCTGACTAACATCGTTTCTAAAACACCTCAAGCACCCTTTCCAGTGTGTCCCAACAGAAAAAGAATATTCGTGGAACATGATGAAAACAGTTCTCAAAAGAGAAGTGTCATTGTCTGTCAAAGCAGGAACGAGGCACAAGGGAAAACGGTTAGTCAAAGTCCGCCCGATATAAGCCATACTTCCCAGCcctccccaaacattgcagtcaAGGCCAATGCCAGTAAGCCACAGGTTTCCAAACCAGCCGAACCACTTCACGATTTGTCATTGACTGAAAAGAGTTGGCCAAAAGATGGTTCTGTGGGATACACAAAGTCTCTTGAGTGTTCTGGATCTTTGGATGATACTAACAGAAGCAGCCTGGGGAAAAGGAATGCAGTCCTGTCTTCCGCACCTCTGCAAGACAGAGAGGCAGTGGATGACAAACCAGGTGGAAGCAGTCCGCTGCCCAAAGGAAAAGCTATAGAGCTGGCCCTGAAAAGGCCCCGGCCACCTGTTCTGTCTCTTCGAAGCTCATCAGAGACTCCCTATCTATTGAAAGAAACTAACAGAGGAAATGGCCCGGGCGAGGACAGAAACTTGTTGTACTACTCAAAGTTGGGCTTGGTGATCCCGTCCGGTGGGTCTGCTTCTGCAAACCAAAGCATTGACAGAAGTGGCCCGCTTGTTAAGAGTCTCCTGCGACGGTCACTGTCGATGGACAGTCAGGTTCCTGTCTACTCACCCTCAATAGATTTGAAATCTTCCCAGGGGTCGTCTGCAGTGCAAAGCGATGCACCAGGGAATGTGTTCTGTGCTTTATCTCAAAAGTCATCTTTAAAAGAGGGTAGTGAGAAACCAACCCCAGAAGATGGGACTCCAGCCGCACAGCCACACCGCCTCCGGTCCTTCAGTGCTTCTCAGTCCACAGAGAGGGAGGGTGCACCCGCTGCTGCTGAGGTTCGAATCAAGACGGAGCCCCGCAGCCCACCGGCGGATCCCTCCGACATCATTCGGGTCACTGTGGGGGATGCCGCCGCGGCCGCTTCCAGCTCGAGAGACCTTTCTCTGAAAACAGAAGACAACCAAAAGGACATGAGCAGACTCCCAGCAAAAAGGCGGTTCCAGGCGGATCGAAGACTGCCCTTGAAGAAGCTAAAGGTGGACGAGCACGGCTCTCTGGTGTCAGAAGATAATCTCGAGGAAGGCTCAAGCCCCACACTCAAAGCAGATTTTCCAGATTCTGACTTGAGCAAAGATGAATTTG AGCAAGGCAGCCACGAGCGACTGTGCCGGAACGCCACCGTGTGCCCCTACTGCAGCCTTAGGTTCTTTTCGCCCGAGCTCAAGCACGAGCATGAGAGCAAGTGTGAGTACAAGAAGCTGACGTGCCTCGAGTGCATGCGCACCTTCAAGTCCTCCTTCAGCATCTGGCGGCACCAAGTCGAAGTCCACAATCAGAACACCATGGCTCCAGCCGAAAACTTCTCCTTACCCATCCAGGACCACAACGGTGAAGTCACCGGCTCCTccaagccccaggcccagcccgagCCTCAGAAAGCAAACCACGTGGTCACACCAAAAGATGACAATGCATTCAGTGACTGTTCAGAGCAAGTCAACTTCGATTCGGAAGATTCCTCCTGTCTTCCCGAAGACCTTAGCGTTTCGAAGCAACTGAAGATCCAAGTCAAAGAGGAGCCTGTGGAGGAAGCTGAGGAAGTGGCGCCTGAGGCCAGCACAGCTCCGAAAGAAGCAGCTTCCAGCAAGGACCCGGGCCTGTGGCCCTGTGAGAAATGTGGCAAGACGTTCACCTCGCACAAGCAACTGGAGCGGCACCAGGAGCTCTTGTGTTCCGTGAAACCATTCATCTGTCACGTTTGCAACAAAGCTTTTCGCACCAATTTCCGGCTCTGGAGTCACTTCCAATCCCATATGTCTCAGGCTACAGAGGACTCAGCGCATAAAGAATCTGAagtgtgccctgttcccacaaACTCTCCGTCGCCgccacctctgcccccaccaccgccgctgcccAAGATCCAGCCCCTGGAGCCTGACAGTCCAACGGGTCTGCCTGAAAATGCAGCTCCGGCCACGGAGAAACTGTTTGTGCCCCAAGAATCAGACACACTTTTTTACCATGCCCCACCCCTTTCAGCGATCACATTCAAACGCCAGTTTATGTGTAAACTTTGCCATAGGACATTCAAGACCGCCTTTAGTCTTTGGAGTCACGAACAAACCCATAATTAA
- the ZBTB21 gene encoding zinc finger and BTB domain-containing protein 21 isoform X1, with protein sequence MEGLQHYINPAHAISLLSALNEERLKGQLCDVLLIVGDQKFRAHKNVLAASSEYFHSLFTNKENELQTVFQLDFCEPDAFDNVLNYIYSSSLFVEKGSLAAVQELGYSLGISFLTNIVSKTPQAPFPVCPNRKRIFVEHDENSSQKRSVIVCQSRNEAQGKTVSQSPPDISHTSQPSPNIAVKANASKPQVSKPAEPLHDLSLTEKSWPKDGSVGYTKSLECSGSLDDTNRSSLGKRNAVLSSAPLQDREAVDDKPGGSSPLPKGKAIELALKRPRPPVLSLRSSSETPYLLKETNRGNGPGEDRNLLYYSKLGLVIPSGGSASANQSIDRSGPLVKSLLRRSLSMDSQVPVYSPSIDLKSSQGSSAVQSDAPGNVFCALSQKSSLKEGSEKPTPEDGTPAAQPHRLRSFSASQSTEREGAPAAAEVRIKTEPRSPPADPSDIIRVTVGDAAAAASSSRDLSLKTEDNQKDMSRLPAKRRFQADRRLPLKKLKVDEHGSLVSEDNLEEGSSPTLKADFPDSDLSKDEFGELEGTRPNKKFKCKHCLKIFRSTAGLHRHINMYHNPEKPYACDICHKRFHTNFKVWTHCQTQHGIVKNPSPASSSHAVLDEKFQRKLIDIVREREIKKALIIKLRRSKPGFQGQSSSPAQVIKRNLRSRAKGVYICTYCGKAYRFLSQFKQHIKMHPGEKPLGGHKVAKPKALALDGPVASKEVFQCRLCNAKLSSLLEQGSHERLCRNATVCPYCSLRFFSPELKHEHESKCEYKKLTCLECMRTFKSSFSIWRHQVEVHNQNTMAPAENFSLPIQDHNGEVTGSSKPQAQPEPQKANHVVTPKDDNAFSDCSEQVNFDSEDSSCLPEDLSVSKQLKIQVKEEPVEEAEEVAPEASTAPKEAASSKDPGLWPCEKCGKTFTSHKQLERHQELLCSVKPFICHVCNKAFRTNFRLWSHFQSHMSQATEDSAHKESEVCPVPTNSPSPPPLPPPPPLPKIQPLEPDSPTGLPENAAPATEKLFVPQESDTLFYHAPPLSAITFKRQFMCKLCHRTFKTAFSLWSHEQTHN encoded by the coding sequence ATGGAGGGATTACAGCATTACATCAACCCAGCACATGCCATTTCTCTCCTGAGCGCACTCAATGAGGAACGCCTCAAAGGACAGTTGTGTGATGTGCTTCTGATTGTTGGAGACCAGAAATTTCGAGCTCACAAAAATGTCTTGGCtgctagcagtgaatattttcatAGTTTATTCACAAATAAGGAGAATGAGTTGCAAACTGTATTCCAGCTTGACTTTTGTGAACCAGACGCTTTTGATAACGTCTTGAACTACATTTATTCCTCGTCTTTGTTTGTGGAGAAAGGCAGCCTTGCTGCTGTGCAAGAACTAGGCTACAGCCTCGGGATTTCCTTTCTGACTAACATCGTTTCTAAAACACCTCAAGCACCCTTTCCAGTGTGTCCCAACAGAAAAAGAATATTCGTGGAACATGATGAAAACAGTTCTCAAAAGAGAAGTGTCATTGTCTGTCAAAGCAGGAACGAGGCACAAGGGAAAACGGTTAGTCAAAGTCCGCCCGATATAAGCCATACTTCCCAGCcctccccaaacattgcagtcaAGGCCAATGCCAGTAAGCCACAGGTTTCCAAACCAGCCGAACCACTTCACGATTTGTCATTGACTGAAAAGAGTTGGCCAAAAGATGGTTCTGTGGGATACACAAAGTCTCTTGAGTGTTCTGGATCTTTGGATGATACTAACAGAAGCAGCCTGGGGAAAAGGAATGCAGTCCTGTCTTCCGCACCTCTGCAAGACAGAGAGGCAGTGGATGACAAACCAGGTGGAAGCAGTCCGCTGCCCAAAGGAAAAGCTATAGAGCTGGCCCTGAAAAGGCCCCGGCCACCTGTTCTGTCTCTTCGAAGCTCATCAGAGACTCCCTATCTATTGAAAGAAACTAACAGAGGAAATGGCCCGGGCGAGGACAGAAACTTGTTGTACTACTCAAAGTTGGGCTTGGTGATCCCGTCCGGTGGGTCTGCTTCTGCAAACCAAAGCATTGACAGAAGTGGCCCGCTTGTTAAGAGTCTCCTGCGACGGTCACTGTCGATGGACAGTCAGGTTCCTGTCTACTCACCCTCAATAGATTTGAAATCTTCCCAGGGGTCGTCTGCAGTGCAAAGCGATGCACCAGGGAATGTGTTCTGTGCTTTATCTCAAAAGTCATCTTTAAAAGAGGGTAGTGAGAAACCAACCCCAGAAGATGGGACTCCAGCCGCACAGCCACACCGCCTCCGGTCCTTCAGTGCTTCTCAGTCCACAGAGAGGGAGGGTGCACCCGCTGCTGCTGAGGTTCGAATCAAGACGGAGCCCCGCAGCCCACCGGCGGATCCCTCCGACATCATTCGGGTCACTGTGGGGGATGCCGCCGCGGCCGCTTCCAGCTCGAGAGACCTTTCTCTGAAAACAGAAGACAACCAAAAGGACATGAGCAGACTCCCAGCAAAAAGGCGGTTCCAGGCGGATCGAAGACTGCCCTTGAAGAAGCTAAAGGTGGACGAGCACGGCTCTCTGGTGTCAGAAGATAATCTCGAGGAAGGCTCAAGCCCCACACTCAAAGCAGATTTTCCAGATTCTGACTTGAGCAAAGATGAATTTGGTGAGTTGGAGGGAACAAGaccaaacaaaaaatttaaatgcaaacaTTGCCTTAAGATCTTTAGATCAACAGCAGGTCTTCACCGGCACATTAACATGTACCACAACCCAGAAAAGCCCTACGCTTGCGACATCTGTCACAAGCGGTTTCACACAAACTTCAAGGTGTGGACCCACTGTCAGACCCAGCACGGCATAGTGAAGAACCCGTCACCAGCCTCTAGTTCACATGCCGTTCTGGATGAAAAGTTCCAAAGAAAGCTGATTGacatagtgagagagagagagattaagaagGCCCTGATCATTAAGTTGAGGCGCAGCAAGCCCGGTTTTCAGGGGCAGAGTAGTTCCCCAGCTCAAGTCATCAAGAGGAACTTGAGGTCGCGAGCCAAAGGCGTGTACATTTGTACTTACTGTGGAAAGGCCTATCGCTTTCTCTCTCAGTTCAAACAGCACATAAAGATGCACCCCGGAGAGAAGCCTCTTGGAGGACACAAGGTCGCTAAGCCGAAAGCTCTCGCTCTTGATGGTCCGGTAGCGAGCAAGGAGGTTTTCCAGTGCCGCCTCTGTAACGCTAAGCTCTCTTCTCTCCTAGAGCAAGGCAGCCACGAGCGACTGTGCCGGAACGCCACCGTGTGCCCCTACTGCAGCCTTAGGTTCTTTTCGCCCGAGCTCAAGCACGAGCATGAGAGCAAGTGTGAGTACAAGAAGCTGACGTGCCTCGAGTGCATGCGCACCTTCAAGTCCTCCTTCAGCATCTGGCGGCACCAAGTCGAAGTCCACAATCAGAACACCATGGCTCCAGCCGAAAACTTCTCCTTACCCATCCAGGACCACAACGGTGAAGTCACCGGCTCCTccaagccccaggcccagcccgagCCTCAGAAAGCAAACCACGTGGTCACACCAAAAGATGACAATGCATTCAGTGACTGTTCAGAGCAAGTCAACTTCGATTCGGAAGATTCCTCCTGTCTTCCCGAAGACCTTAGCGTTTCGAAGCAACTGAAGATCCAAGTCAAAGAGGAGCCTGTGGAGGAAGCTGAGGAAGTGGCGCCTGAGGCCAGCACAGCTCCGAAAGAAGCAGCTTCCAGCAAGGACCCGGGCCTGTGGCCCTGTGAGAAATGTGGCAAGACGTTCACCTCGCACAAGCAACTGGAGCGGCACCAGGAGCTCTTGTGTTCCGTGAAACCATTCATCTGTCACGTTTGCAACAAAGCTTTTCGCACCAATTTCCGGCTCTGGAGTCACTTCCAATCCCATATGTCTCAGGCTACAGAGGACTCAGCGCATAAAGAATCTGAagtgtgccctgttcccacaaACTCTCCGTCGCCgccacctctgcccccaccaccgccgctgcccAAGATCCAGCCCCTGGAGCCTGACAGTCCAACGGGTCTGCCTGAAAATGCAGCTCCGGCCACGGAGAAACTGTTTGTGCCCCAAGAATCAGACACACTTTTTTACCATGCCCCACCCCTTTCAGCGATCACATTCAAACGCCAGTTTATGTGTAAACTTTGCCATAGGACATTCAAGACCGCCTTTAGTCTTTGGAGTCACGAACAAACCCATAATTAA